One Kaistella polysaccharea DNA segment encodes these proteins:
- the ku gene encoding non-homologous end joining protein Ku: MKAIWNGAIGFGLVNIPVKMYSAVQDSNLDLDMLDKNDFSNIKFKRVNEKSGKEVKWANIVKGYMLDGNYVVLESEDYAAASPEKTKVFSIEQFVQEEEIDSVYFEVPYFLEPQKNAENAYNLLLKALTKTKKAGIGTFVMRDKEIFGMIRPYNDEILIVNRLRFAQEIREYKELKLPNAKDPKAGELKMAISLIEQTSEIFDPTAFKDTYADDLMKIIESKAKGKKVKKSKEEPEESGKVVDLMAQLKASLESSKKSKKVS, from the coding sequence ATGAAGGCGATTTGGAACGGTGCAATTGGTTTTGGCCTGGTGAATATTCCGGTAAAAATGTACTCCGCAGTGCAGGATTCCAATTTAGATTTAGATATGTTGGATAAGAATGATTTCTCTAACATTAAATTTAAACGGGTAAATGAGAAAAGCGGTAAAGAGGTAAAATGGGCTAATATTGTTAAAGGTTATATGCTTGATGGCAATTATGTCGTCCTCGAAAGTGAAGATTATGCCGCTGCAAGTCCCGAAAAAACAAAAGTATTTTCTATCGAACAATTCGTGCAGGAAGAGGAAATTGACTCCGTTTATTTTGAAGTTCCTTATTTTCTGGAGCCACAAAAAAATGCTGAAAATGCCTACAACCTTTTGTTGAAAGCTCTGACTAAAACAAAAAAAGCTGGAATCGGAACCTTCGTGATGCGTGACAAAGAAATCTTCGGAATGATCCGTCCCTATAATGATGAAATTTTAATTGTAAATCGTTTGCGATTTGCGCAGGAAATTAGGGAATATAAAGAGCTCAAACTTCCAAATGCAAAAGATCCGAAAGCTGGCGAACTGAAAATGGCAATTTCATTGATTGAACAAACCTCGGAAATTTTTGATCCAACCGCTTTTAAAGATACCTATGCCGATGATTTAATGAAAATTATTGAAAGCAAAGCGAAAGGTAAAAAAGTGAAAAAAAGCAAAGAAGAACCAGAAGAAAGTGGTAAGGTCGTAGATCTTATGGCGCAGCTAAAAGCCAGTTTAGAAAGTTCCAAAAAAAGCAAAAAAGTTTCCTGA
- a CDS encoding alpha/beta hydrolase family protein has product MRKTLIAVALLFISFASAQENITYQKPSAEIMKLADFERAPSVMMDSKRDWMIFSYRPTYKSLDDLNQDEMKLAGLRVNPVTNISSSITYANNLKTRRLKDKTEAQVKGLPTNPKIAYMSFSPDEKKLAFTNTTANAVELWILDLSSNTAKKISSQPLNANLGGPFTWMSDSEHLIVKQIPANRPELIDDKKSLPTGPTVSNSDGKVSQNRTYQDLLKNPQDEANFETLAKSELVKISIDGKEEKFKSAEIYSSMNFSPDGNYLMLTTIQKPYSYIVPLNRFPMTTVVYDQAGNMVKTVNETPLNEIMPKGFSSVRTGKRNVSWRDDQASTLVFAEALDGGDQAKEVEFRDEIFLWEAPFSSAPKSFFKTKQRYNDIEWSNGNIAIVSDSWYDTRNTKSYLINLTDGTSKTIDDRNYQDVYSDPGNFADTKNKFGRNVIDVKNNTVKLVGAGFTKDGQFPFIDELNIQSLGKKRIYTSKLKNSKESIIDILDDKTVLVVEQSASQYPNYYVRNLKNGKATAVTNFENPFESIKNVYKEVITYKRKDGVVLSGTLYLPANYDRKNHKEKLPLLIWAYPTEYKDKATAGQSTQNPYDFTFPSYGSFIYWVTKGYAVLDDASFPIIGEGTTEPNDTFVTQLVANGKAAIDAVDKLGYIDRNKVAVGGHSYGAFMTANLLTHSNDYACGIARSGAYNRTLTPFGFQSEQRNYWDVPEIYNTMSPFMQAHKMKTPMLLIHGEADNNPGTFTLQTERYFQALKNLGAPVRMVLLPKEAHGYAARENVLHTLWEQDQFLEKCLKK; this is encoded by the coding sequence ATGAGAAAAACATTGATTGCCGTAGCGCTCCTTTTTATAAGTTTTGCAAGTGCCCAAGAAAATATTACATATCAAAAACCTTCCGCCGAAATTATGAAGCTTGCTGATTTCGAACGCGCACCCTCCGTCATGATGGACAGTAAGCGTGATTGGATGATTTTCTCTTATCGGCCAACTTACAAATCATTAGACGATCTAAATCAAGATGAAATGAAACTTGCGGGTTTACGGGTAAATCCTGTGACCAATATCTCGAGTTCTATCACTTACGCTAATAACTTAAAAACGCGACGTTTAAAAGATAAAACGGAAGCTCAGGTGAAAGGTTTACCTACAAATCCAAAAATCGCTTACATGAGCTTTTCGCCAGACGAGAAAAAACTTGCTTTTACAAATACAACTGCAAATGCGGTAGAATTATGGATTTTAGATCTCTCATCTAATACTGCTAAAAAAATATCAAGTCAGCCATTGAATGCAAATTTAGGAGGTCCTTTTACGTGGATGTCTGATTCCGAGCATTTGATTGTGAAACAAATTCCTGCAAACAGACCAGAACTTATTGACGATAAAAAAAGTTTACCAACTGGACCAACTGTATCTAATTCCGACGGAAAAGTTTCACAAAATAGAACCTATCAGGATTTACTAAAAAATCCGCAAGATGAGGCCAATTTTGAAACACTTGCAAAATCTGAATTGGTGAAAATTAGCATCGATGGTAAAGAGGAAAAATTTAAATCTGCCGAAATTTATTCGTCAATGAATTTTTCGCCAGACGGAAATTACTTAATGTTAACTACCATTCAGAAACCGTATTCCTACATCGTTCCATTAAACAGATTTCCGATGACCACGGTCGTTTACGATCAAGCGGGAAATATGGTGAAAACAGTTAATGAAACGCCCTTAAATGAGATTATGCCGAAAGGTTTTTCTTCTGTACGAACAGGGAAACGGAATGTTTCTTGGCGTGACGATCAAGCTTCTACCTTAGTTTTTGCTGAAGCTTTAGATGGTGGAGATCAGGCGAAAGAAGTAGAATTTCGGGATGAAATTTTTCTTTGGGAGGCACCATTTTCGTCTGCACCGAAATCATTTTTTAAAACGAAACAACGCTACAATGATATTGAATGGTCAAACGGAAATATTGCCATCGTCTCAGACAGCTGGTATGATACGAGAAATACGAAATCTTATCTCATTAATCTGACCGACGGAACTTCTAAAACAATTGATGACCGCAACTATCAAGATGTTTACAGCGATCCAGGAAATTTTGCCGACACAAAAAATAAGTTTGGTAGAAATGTTATTGATGTTAAGAATAATACCGTGAAACTTGTGGGAGCTGGATTTACAAAAGACGGACAATTTCCATTCATTGATGAATTAAATATACAGTCACTGGGTAAAAAAAGAATCTACACCTCAAAACTTAAAAATTCAAAGGAAAGTATTATCGATATTTTAGATGATAAAACTGTTTTGGTGGTTGAACAATCGGCAAGTCAATATCCCAATTATTATGTGCGGAATTTAAAAAATGGTAAAGCAACAGCAGTTACCAATTTTGAAAACCCTTTCGAAAGTATAAAAAATGTGTATAAAGAGGTAATTACTTACAAAAGAAAGGATGGAGTAGTGTTAAGTGGGACGCTTTATTTACCCGCAAATTATGACCGAAAAAATCATAAGGAAAAACTTCCACTTCTCATTTGGGCATATCCGACCGAATATAAGGACAAAGCCACCGCAGGACAAAGTACGCAAAACCCTTATGATTTTACGTTCCCAAGTTATGGCTCATTTATTTATTGGGTAACAAAGGGTTATGCAGTTTTAGATGATGCTTCATTTCCTATTATTGGGGAAGGAACTACCGAACCGAATGATACTTTCGTCACACAATTGGTTGCAAACGGAAAGGCTGCCATCGATGCTGTTGATAAATTAGGATATATCGATCGAAATAAAGTTGCTGTTGGTGGACATTCGTATGGTGCATTTATGACTGCAAATTTACTGACCCATTCAAATGATTATGCGTGCGGAATTGCACGTAGTGGCGCTTATAACCGAACGCTTACGCCATTTGGATTCCAAAGTGAGCAGAGAAATTATTGGGATGTACCGGAAATTTATAATACCATGTCACCATTTATGCAAGCACATAAAATGAAAACACCTATGTTGCTGATTCATGGCGAAGCTGATAACAATCCGGGAACATTTACCCTGCAAACGGAAAGATATTTCCAAGCCCTAAAAAATCTGGGAGCACCAGTGCGCATGGTTCTTTTACCAAAAGAAGCTCACGGTTACGCTGCGAGAGAAAATGTTTTGCACACTTTGTGGGAACAGGATCAATTTCTAGAAAAATGTTTAAAAAAGTAA
- a CDS encoding pyridoxal phosphate-dependent aminotransferase has translation MNKFSDRLQRLSFSQTFVMSNKVREMKAAGIDVISLTLGEPDFDVPDDIKDAAFAAINNNFSHYSPVPGFMDLREAVCEKLLRDNHLKYEPSQICVSNGAKQAILNVLASIINDGDEVILPAPFWVSYEEMVKMMGGIGIVVQTSIETEFKITAAQLEQAITPKTKALLYSSPCNPSGSYYTYEELEAIANVVAKYPQITIISDEIYEFINYEGKHTSIAEFPQVYEQTAVINGMSKAFAMTGWRIGYSACPKWLAEACEKIQGQMTSGANTMAQKASITALRTDPSNYGYMIDEFKKRRDIVFSLMKEIPGFKVNYPKAAFYFFPDISYYIGKTINGTFIKDSDDFAMLLLENAHVGSVGGVSFGNSNCVRFSYAAAEKDLKEAMNRIKSFLERAEIS, from the coding sequence ATGAATAAATTTTCTGACCGCCTGCAAAGGCTCAGTTTCTCTCAGACTTTTGTGATGAGCAATAAAGTTCGGGAAATGAAAGCTGCCGGAATTGATGTCATCAGCTTAACTTTGGGTGAACCTGATTTTGATGTTCCTGATGATATTAAAGATGCCGCTTTTGCAGCAATTAATAATAATTTTAGCCATTATTCGCCAGTTCCTGGTTTTATGGATCTTCGTGAGGCAGTTTGCGAAAAATTATTGCGCGATAATCATTTAAAATATGAACCTTCGCAGATTTGCGTTTCTAACGGTGCAAAACAAGCAATTCTAAATGTGCTTGCTTCTATTATTAATGATGGTGATGAAGTCATTTTACCCGCGCCATTTTGGGTGAGCTACGAAGAAATGGTGAAGATGATGGGCGGAATCGGAATCGTGGTTCAAACCAGTATTGAAACTGAGTTTAAAATCACGGCTGCACAACTTGAACAAGCAATAACACCAAAAACAAAAGCACTACTCTACAGTTCGCCGTGCAACCCTTCGGGGAGTTATTATACTTATGAGGAATTAGAAGCAATTGCGAATGTAGTTGCTAAATACCCGCAGATTACCATTATTTCCGACGAGATTTACGAGTTTATAAATTACGAAGGTAAACACACTTCTATTGCTGAATTTCCTCAAGTTTACGAACAAACAGCAGTGATCAACGGAATGTCGAAAGCATTTGCAATGACAGGCTGGCGAATTGGGTATTCCGCCTGTCCGAAATGGCTGGCAGAAGCATGTGAAAAAATTCAAGGACAAATGACAAGTGGTGCTAATACCATGGCACAAAAGGCATCGATTACTGCCCTAAGAACTGATCCGTCTAATTATGGTTATATGATCGATGAATTTAAAAAAAGACGGGATATTGTATTTTCATTAATGAAGGAAATTCCAGGTTTTAAGGTAAATTATCCGAAAGCCGCCTTTTACTTTTTTCCAGATATTTCCTATTATATCGGTAAAACAATCAACGGAACATTTATTAAAGATTCTGATGATTTCGCTATGTTATTACTGGAAAACGCCCACGTGGGCTCAGTTGGTGGCGTATCATTTGGCAATTCTAATTGTGTGCGCTTTTCTTATGCCGCTGCGGAAAAGGATTTAAAGGAAGCAATGAATCGGATAAAATCTTTTCTGGAACGTGCAGAAATTTCCTGA
- the rsmG gene encoding 16S rRNA (guanine(527)-N(7))-methyltransferase RsmG encodes MSVELLEKYFPNLSENQKKQFAQLEELYEEWNEKINVISRKDMDSLYEKHILHSLGIAKVMEFEPRTKVLDIGTGGGFPGIPLAILFPEVHFTLIDSIGKKITVVKEVSETIGLQNVTAIHGRAEELKRKFHFVVSRAVTQMPLFLSWLKGKFEKDQFNRKHNGVLYLKGGDLTEELSSLKTELFPLQNYFENEFFETKKVVYLSSENFSS; translated from the coding sequence ATGTCGGTAGAATTACTAGAAAAATATTTCCCCAATCTTTCTGAAAATCAAAAAAAACAGTTTGCTCAACTTGAAGAACTTTATGAGGAATGGAACGAGAAAATTAATGTCATCTCCCGCAAGGATATGGATTCGTTGTATGAAAAGCATATTCTACATTCGCTCGGGATTGCAAAGGTCATGGAGTTTGAGCCGCGAACAAAAGTCCTCGACATCGGTACAGGTGGCGGGTTTCCGGGAATTCCCTTAGCGATATTATTTCCAGAAGTGCATTTTACTTTAATAGATTCTATCGGAAAGAAAATTACGGTGGTGAAAGAAGTTAGTGAAACAATTGGTTTACAAAATGTGACCGCTATTCATGGGCGAGCAGAAGAACTCAAAAGGAAATTTCATTTTGTGGTCAGCCGTGCAGTTACGCAAATGCCTCTTTTTTTAAGCTGGCTAAAAGGAAAATTTGAAAAAGACCAGTTTAACAGAAAACATAATGGCGTTCTTTATCTGAAAGGTGGCGACTTAACTGAAGAATTGTCTAGCTTAAAAACTGAACTTTTTCCACTTCAAAATTATTTTGAAAATGAATTTTTTGAAACCAAAAAAGTAGTATATTTATCTTCCGAAAATTTTTCTTCCTAA
- a CDS encoding acyl-CoA dehydrogenase family protein, with amino-acid sequence MSYYPLTSIPDYFGIDSLLTEEHLLIRQSVRDWVESFIMPKIDDAAQHHTDIPNLMKELGNIGALGPYIPEEYGGSGLDQISYGIIMQELERGDSAIRSAASVQSSLVMFPINEFGSEEQKKKFLPHLAAGEMIGAFGLTEPNHGSDPGSMETYFVDKGDHYLLNGAKMWITNAPVCDIAVVWGKNEAGKVQGLIVERGFEGFSTPETHNKWSLRASKTGELVFDNVKVPKENLLPNVTGLKGPLSCLNSARYGISWGVIGAAIDCYCTALQYAKERKQFGKSIASYQLQQKKLAEFVTEITKAQLLCLQLGNLKNDHKATPAQISMAKRNNVKMAIEIARESRQILGGMGIMGEFPMMRHAANLESVITYEGTHDIHLLITGMDITGINAF; translated from the coding sequence ATGTCTTATTATCCCTTGACTTCTATTCCTGATTACTTTGGAATTGACAGCTTACTCACTGAGGAACATTTACTTATACGACAGTCTGTTCGTGATTGGGTTGAAAGTTTCATTATGCCGAAAATTGATGATGCCGCACAACACCACACTGATATTCCTAACTTGATGAAGGAATTGGGGAACATTGGCGCATTAGGTCCTTATATTCCCGAAGAATATGGAGGTTCTGGTCTTGATCAAATTTCCTACGGTATTATTATGCAGGAATTGGAGCGCGGCGATTCCGCCATTCGCTCTGCGGCATCTGTGCAAAGTTCTTTGGTCATGTTTCCGATCAATGAGTTTGGTTCAGAGGAGCAAAAGAAAAAATTTCTACCGCATCTGGCCGCTGGTGAAATGATTGGTGCTTTCGGACTTACGGAACCTAATCACGGATCAGATCCTGGATCTATGGAAACTTATTTCGTCGACAAAGGTGATCATTATCTGCTGAATGGCGCGAAAATGTGGATTACCAATGCACCCGTTTGTGACATTGCCGTAGTTTGGGGAAAAAACGAAGCTGGAAAAGTTCAGGGTTTAATTGTAGAAAGAGGATTTGAAGGTTTTTCAACCCCAGAAACTCACAACAAATGGTCGCTTCGGGCTTCCAAAACCGGAGAATTAGTTTTTGACAATGTTAAAGTTCCCAAAGAAAATCTATTACCTAATGTTACCGGATTGAAAGGTCCCCTATCCTGCTTAAATTCTGCACGTTATGGAATTTCGTGGGGCGTTATTGGTGCAGCAATAGACTGTTACTGTACCGCGTTACAATATGCGAAAGAAAGAAAACAATTTGGAAAATCAATTGCTTCCTACCAATTGCAACAGAAAAAACTGGCAGAATTTGTGACGGAAATAACTAAAGCACAGCTGCTTTGTCTTCAGCTTGGAAATTTAAAAAATGATCATAAAGCGACTCCAGCCCAGATCTCAATGGCGAAAAGAAACAATGTGAAAATGGCCATAGAAATTGCGAGAGAATCCCGACAAATACTTGGCGGAATGGGGATTATGGGTGAGTTCCCAATGATGCGCCACGCTGCAAATCTGGAATCCGTAATCACCTACGAAGGCACCCATGATATTCATCTTCTGATTACAGGAATGGATATTACCGGTATTAATGCCTTTTAG
- a CDS encoding DoxX family protein — protein sequence MSYFSSTKDIPELNNIVMLIARIFTGVSMIFLHGLPKLMLFLNGGEIQFYNFLGIGEKTTLILAILIELICAFLIIIGLFTRAAALILSLAMIVAALGVHFSDPFSVRELSLLYFTVFALIFTFGPRHFSVDQMITRRKESAW from the coding sequence ATGAGTTATTTTTCATCTACCAAAGATATTCCTGAACTTAATAATATCGTGATGTTAATCGCCCGGATTTTCACTGGAGTATCGATGATATTTCTGCACGGACTTCCAAAATTAATGCTATTCTTAAACGGAGGAGAAATTCAGTTTTATAACTTTCTCGGAATAGGTGAGAAGACTACTTTAATTTTGGCCATACTCATTGAGCTGATTTGCGCATTCTTAATTATTATTGGACTTTTCACTCGTGCGGCGGCTTTAATTTTATCATTAGCTATGATTGTGGCAGCATTGGGCGTTCACTTTTCTGATCCTTTCAGCGTTCGTGAACTGAGTTTACTGTATTTCACAGTTTTCGCACTTATATTTACTTTTGGTCCGCGACATTTTTCTGTAGATCAGATGATTACAAGACGAAAAGAATCTGCCTGGTAA
- the era gene encoding GTPase Era, whose translation MSAHKAGFVNIVGKPNVGKSTLLNHLMGEKLAIVTQKAQTTRHRIFGIYNEDDLQIVFSDTPGVLDPKYGLQEKMMDFVKDSLQDADVFLFIVDITDRSEPSEFLIDKLNKIPVPVLILVNKIDASNQTDLENSMELWHERIPKAEILPISALTGFNTEVILPKLKSLLPENPPYYDKTLYTDKPERFFVNEAIREKILLNYDKEIPYSVEVVTEMFKENEGIIFIDAVIYVERDTQKGIIIGHKGDAIKKVGTEARIDLEKFFDKKIHLNLFVKVKKDWRKNDRDLKNFGYR comes from the coding sequence TTGAGCGCACATAAAGCTGGATTTGTAAATATCGTTGGAAAACCGAATGTGGGAAAATCTACACTTCTCAACCATTTGATGGGTGAAAAACTCGCCATAGTCACCCAAAAAGCACAAACTACGAGACACCGGATTTTCGGAATTTATAACGAAGATGATTTACAGATCGTTTTTTCCGATACGCCTGGCGTGCTTGATCCTAAATATGGACTACAAGAGAAAATGATGGATTTTGTAAAGGATTCTTTACAAGATGCAGATGTATTTTTATTCATTGTTGATATTACAGACCGCTCGGAACCCAGTGAATTTTTGATTGATAAACTTAACAAAATTCCTGTACCGGTCTTGATATTGGTTAATAAAATTGATGCTTCCAACCAAACTGATTTAGAAAATAGTATGGAGTTGTGGCATGAGCGGATTCCTAAAGCCGAAATTTTACCGATTTCTGCGCTTACGGGTTTTAATACAGAAGTTATATTGCCAAAATTAAAATCTTTGTTGCCGGAAAATCCGCCGTATTACGACAAAACTTTGTATACCGACAAGCCAGAACGATTTTTTGTAAATGAAGCAATTCGGGAAAAAATACTTTTAAACTATGATAAAGAAATACCTTATTCTGTGGAAGTAGTAACCGAAATGTTTAAGGAAAATGAAGGAATTATCTTTATCGATGCGGTTATTTATGTAGAACGTGATACCCAAAAAGGAATTATCATTGGTCACAAAGGTGACGCAATTAAAAAAGTTGGAACAGAAGCCAGAATTGATCTGGAAAAATTCTTCGACAAAAAAATTCACCTTAATCTCTTTGTGAAAGTTAAAAAAGATTGGCGCAAAAACGATCGCGATTTAAAGAATTTCGGTTATAGATAG
- a CDS encoding PD-(D/E)XK nuclease family protein yields the protein MKFLNKVIANLLEQNSDLSKFTIILPGKRPVVFIKKILKEKQYSGMLPDFYTIEDLIVKIAGKQPVQGIALWLFAFEVYREIHPSEDFASFLKWFPTVLKDWDDILKFSDSDKAVLEYMFDEERIKNWSENLGDSEDLPRRKYLNFWQKMSHFLPILKQKLTEKNWATSGMIHEISKSGVEKFAQKTSKEFVFCGFNAFTKVEEKLVRNLLQWDKAQCFFQADEYYINDLRQESGKFLRTIKTWKEFNESRVFNWIESDFKQDKNIKVYEVSGNITQAKVLPDIFKEIDDKNLSNTAVVLLDENLLPTCLDALSGVNFLNITMGFPLKNLNFSNAMKQLFYLQKQLEKNNSSYYYNDVLSVLEELPNAENDQQIIQFFKEKIEERNIVYISKNQFKDLLKELSYFKLFEKPVNVNEFLDDLILFCYELKFRDLDDILYENISHFEKSFKIIKNQLSPYTFEVKMDTLEVLINQLVNSETIDFQGEPLQGLQVMGLLETRLLNFENIILLSANEGKLPLGNSQNTYLPFDVRQHFDLHTFLENDSIYAYHFYRLIQDSKNVHLLFNALSSGVNTGEKSRFITQLEIEDKHHTIEHIIIENSSEPINKESIQIEKTPAVLKKLDEWKNRVSASHLTSFIYNPIDFYLTKILGTRETSEIEEELSQRSYGNLVHYSLQIIYEKLVGKNLVPSDLELSSAQITEVVNTAIIKMNHQPDFYEKGMNYIHKSIAERVVRTIINFDLDLIKKGNTLEIIGIEERFENIPFFLDEEKTDQVLFYGFIDRIDRLNGQLRIIDYKTAKTKNLAIVLPKKEEDQEKLENLFFRDDFKQALQLCIYAYAAIHSAEIVDKHVQCGIWSFAEANQGVQILSIFEENELSDKLLEQPMKSVQNLILEILNPEKYFVEVVKASW from the coding sequence ATGAAATTTCTCAATAAAGTAATAGCTAATCTGCTGGAGCAGAATTCAGACTTATCAAAATTTACAATCATTTTACCGGGAAAGAGACCGGTTGTTTTTATTAAGAAAATTCTGAAAGAAAAGCAGTATTCTGGCATGCTTCCGGATTTTTATACCATCGAAGATTTAATTGTAAAAATAGCGGGTAAACAGCCCGTGCAGGGAATTGCACTTTGGCTTTTCGCGTTTGAAGTATATCGTGAAATTCATCCATCTGAAGATTTTGCCAGTTTCTTAAAATGGTTTCCAACCGTGTTGAAAGATTGGGATGATATTTTAAAATTCTCTGACTCTGACAAAGCCGTTTTAGAATATATGTTTGATGAAGAACGCATAAAAAACTGGTCTGAAAACTTAGGTGATTCTGAAGATTTACCAAGACGAAAATATCTGAATTTTTGGCAAAAGATGAGTCATTTTTTACCCATTTTAAAACAAAAACTTACTGAAAAGAATTGGGCAACTTCGGGAATGATTCACGAAATTTCGAAAAGTGGAGTCGAAAAATTTGCGCAGAAAACAAGCAAAGAATTCGTCTTTTGTGGATTTAATGCATTTACCAAAGTTGAGGAGAAGTTGGTAAGAAATCTCTTGCAATGGGATAAAGCACAGTGTTTTTTTCAAGCTGACGAATATTACATTAATGATTTGAGGCAAGAATCGGGGAAATTTCTCCGAACGATAAAAACTTGGAAAGAATTTAATGAAAGCCGGGTTTTTAACTGGATTGAAAGTGATTTTAAACAGGACAAAAATATAAAAGTGTATGAAGTTTCTGGAAATATTACGCAGGCAAAAGTTTTACCAGATATCTTTAAAGAAATCGACGATAAAAATCTTTCAAATACTGCTGTTGTACTTTTAGATGAAAACTTATTACCAACCTGTTTGGATGCTTTAAGCGGAGTGAATTTTCTTAATATTACCATGGGTTTTCCGTTGAAAAATCTGAATTTCAGCAATGCCATGAAGCAACTCTTTTATTTACAAAAGCAGTTAGAGAAAAATAATTCTTCTTATTATTACAATGATGTTCTTTCCGTTTTAGAAGAGCTTCCAAATGCGGAAAATGATCAACAAATTATTCAGTTTTTTAAGGAGAAAATTGAAGAGAGAAATATTGTATACATCAGTAAAAATCAGTTCAAAGACCTTTTAAAAGAACTTTCGTATTTCAAGTTATTTGAAAAACCTGTAAACGTAAATGAGTTTTTAGATGACCTGATTTTGTTCTGTTATGAATTAAAATTCCGCGATTTGGATGATATTTTATATGAAAACATTTCGCATTTCGAGAAGAGTTTTAAGATTATTAAAAATCAACTATCACCCTACACATTTGAGGTAAAAATGGACACCTTGGAAGTGTTGATTAACCAGCTTGTAAATTCCGAAACCATAGATTTCCAAGGCGAACCGCTACAAGGTTTGCAGGTGATGGGTTTGCTGGAAACCCGTCTACTTAATTTCGAAAATATTATTTTATTGTCTGCAAATGAAGGGAAACTTCCGCTAGGAAATTCTCAAAACACCTATTTACCTTTTGATGTTCGGCAGCATTTTGATTTGCATACCTTTCTGGAAAACGACAGTATTTACGCCTATCATTTTTACCGCTTGATTCAGGATTCTAAAAATGTACATTTACTTTTTAATGCCTTAAGTTCTGGCGTAAATACAGGTGAGAAAAGCCGCTTCATTACCCAACTTGAGATCGAAGATAAGCATCATACCATCGAGCATATTATCATTGAAAATTCTTCTGAACCCATTAATAAAGAATCGATTCAAATTGAAAAAACACCTGCTGTCTTAAAGAAACTGGACGAATGGAAAAACCGGGTTTCAGCTTCTCATTTAACCTCATTTATTTATAATCCTATTGATTTCTATTTAACCAAAATATTAGGAACTCGGGAAACCAGTGAAATAGAAGAGGAGTTGTCTCAGCGTAGCTACGGAAACCTGGTTCATTATTCCTTACAAATCATTTACGAAAAATTAGTTGGTAAAAATTTGGTTCCCAGCGATTTAGAATTATCATCTGCCCAAATCACGGAAGTTGTTAATACTGCAATCATCAAGATGAATCATCAGCCTGATTTTTATGAAAAAGGCATGAACTATATTCATAAATCAATTGCTGAAAGGGTAGTGCGCACCATAATTAATTTTGATCTCGATTTGATCAAAAAAGGCAATACTTTAGAAATTATAGGAATAGAAGAAAGGTTTGAAAACATACCATTTTTCCTGGATGAAGAAAAAACAGATCAGGTATTATTTTATGGTTTTATTGATCGAATTGACCGTTTAAATGGTCAACTTAGAATTATCGATTACAAAACAGCTAAGACGAAAAACTTAGCAATTGTGCTTCCAAAAAAAGAAGAAGATCAGGAAAAGCTCGAAAATCTTTTCTTTAGAGATGATTTTAAACAAGCGCTTCAGCTCTGCATTTATGCATACGCAGCAATACATTCGGCAGAGATTGTTGATAAGCATGTGCAATGCGGAATATGGAGTTTTGCAGAAGCGAATCAAGGCGTTCAAATTCTTAGTATTTTTGAAGAAAATGAACTATCTGATAAGCTGCTTGAACAACCTATGAAATCGGTGCAGAATTTAATTCTGGAAATCCTTAATCCGGAGAAGTATTTTGTAGAAGTAGTAAAAGCTTCTTGGTAA